The Rhopalosiphum maidis isolate BTI-1 chromosome 1, ASM367621v3, whole genome shotgun sequence genome has a segment encoding these proteins:
- the LOC113555524 gene encoding rho GTPase-activating protein 21-B isoform X5, with the protein MAEDVSENREWSPSTSSQNRGEPRASGPRSLFIRRSENGFGFTLRHFIVYPPESYLVLAGDERLGLRQGAGAFSDEPMDTIFVKHVREHGPASVAGLSTGDRIISVNGETVAGKSYAHVVQVIQQTQCYLYLLVVPMENDILQLYFSETAHNPETNQRPGRLKTAMTSGSELRFHHHRGRDSSPIYQTVWDYPQHRSSVGGIGSVSVSDAKPSSAAARFVSPHRTSGVRRSSVADTNGSGGGYPHHRNKPATTQSNNPNARHSMDIGVACRDALQLQVATDNSATHYRLHRQMQYSGASQPPPPVDPVIMSRIKKSLEQKEEFLRRPVVQHQQQQQQQPTKEFYAKPQKLLPPMWPPSLSSSSINQPKQFAECSSPSVQETPSPTQPPPITSKPKGKQFVNTLGKIHEDGNSGVTKSPMAGADTADHHHPKQTGMLQVVSMRAKQFESGKIDDKTDFYKSELARLTSKHNVPNVAVRKMEYEQKLYTDKKHPSTTEQQEITDDSITSYSSSSDKSISFTSPSVGYHSGNLIVPIGSNKIHCDPPKEYEPQKDESISKDESYRFKPVVRQDSYLAACKKPTIIERRNQKPMENGAEKSKTRRRNARPTRLELPKDRPVDFAAQSTGSSQEEERTTRRISYLKATAWGDRMSVDDLTTTESESEPTSIIVAQQKVQKKWRAPLFPGDIQRLRRLFEDAAASCDRGSSSILGTKKNGPPFQDLGNSRIVKEGSLLCKVIQIDGKKACDRSWKPVWAVVRGQTLCLYKEKRESIPNISVDTPATLEKSDDVNMSCDRINLRTSTTDVAHDYTKRKHVMRLCSSVADMGCTELLLQADDTSSMVRWLKALQEQALEAQAPLSAEECLSISPGNTKGMRKLAAFRNRSPTGDSPITKTRKPDRSPCQGSQPQSPKSTNTWKNRMAKQLKKIQQGSGSPVSPIMPTLPPPPGTAIGIPLELCPPSTQSEYVPLIVEVCTSIVEDKGLDIIGIYRVPGNTAAITSLTEAVNTGGMETPDMAIKLLQRDPRWTDVNVISSLLKSFFRRLPDALLTTEMYPHFIEADKIEDPVQRMVKLRELVHKLPDHHFETLRYLLMHLKKIVQHSGVNKMEARNLAIVFGPTLVHSADDNMVTMVTDMSHQCRIVESLILQADWCFGNGDVVDLTASIPENCGQVPEIEQSAPNQNLLDNINKVSGNQYTPFMAKDLVTNIVAAANRKMHRATGKNSNVSRKSRTNVTNNIVPNISILPSATDIKHDVSNKDKLNSSKASSETVSSTSLNESEDSLEHLTTNDQSLDSTSQNTDGAPPIKTYVNLAETTQERIRRFEQETKAMLQREINRGQRRREYFGLDEPVTQSSEALMLAKDYSPVMVKVSKGTTNGTTEQSNDSDLKNNQKRLKTSIESADEWSVDSISDGLRISNERPISHASDEGGDLLVSLTSAFDKKLKSLSIPSDSVDVEENQPVAKSNDDHTDVQTYRDPSLHRSLERRSQHITEKHEIETMKDSTSESIKDSSKTDNFECLQDINTNPNVRLRRSESLKQKENRPDYGNHVKLRRCESLNKHERYISKYTKFEAMMLTKNGDASKHRRSDSLTKMEKTECNMNKRKQGLSRRCSSLRDKEARQKRKNGVTTDRSIKRRHTVGGTKDFDKITWLDNKEREELEKSCKDRRTSSPDLSWARVVDGIKERGIRPRSMADPNFVSKLLNVPLESHV; encoded by the exons agCCAAAACCGTGGAGAACCTAGAGCTAGTGGTCCCAGGTCACTATTTATACGCCGTTCAGAAAATGGATTCGGTTTCACGTTGCGCCATTTCATCGTTTATCCACCTGAATCATATCTG GTTTTGGCCGGAGATGAACGGTTGGGTTTGCGACAGGGTGCTGGCGCCTTTTCTGATGAACCGATGGacacaatatttgtaaaacacGTCAGGGAACACGGTCCGGCTAGTGTAGCAGGTCTCAGTACTGGCGACCGCATAATCAGCGTCAACGGTGAAACGGTGGCCGGTAAGTCGTACGCACATGTCGTGCAGGTCATCCAGCAAACGCAATGCTATCTCTATTTGCTCGTGGTGCCCATGGAAAATGATATTCTACAGTTg TATTTCAGCGAAACGGCTCACAATCCCGAAACAAATCAAAGGCCTGGCCGCCTAAAAACGGCTATGACATCTGGTAGCGAACTACGTTTCCATCATCACCGTGGTCGCGATTCCAGTCCCATCTATCAGACCGTCTGGGATTACCCCCAACATCGCAGCAGCGTCGGTGGAATTGGCAGTGTTAGTGTCAGTGACGCAAAACCATCGTCAGCCGCGGCTCGATTCGTATCGCCGCACCGAACGTCTGGCGTCCGGCGGTCGTCTGTCGCTGATACGAACGGCAGTGGCGGCGGTTACCCGCACCACCGAAACAAGCCAGCTACGACGCAATCTAACAACCCTAACGCCCGACACAGTATGGACATAGGGGTGGCGTGTCGTGACGCACTACAGTTGCAAGTGGCGACCGACAACTCGGCGACCCATTACCGGCTGCATCGTCAAATGCAATACAGTGGTGCATCGCAGCCACCGCCCCCCGTTGATCCTGTCATCATGTCCcggataaaaaaaagtcttgAACAGAAGGAAGAGTTTCTCCGCCGACCCGTAGTTCAGCatcaacagcagcagcaacagcaaccAACCAAAGAGTTCTATGCTAAGCCGCAAAAACTTTTGCCGCCCATGTGGCCGCCCTCACTCTCGTCGTCGTCAATTAACCAACCGAAGCAATTCGCGGAGTGTAGCTCTCCATCAGTACAGGAAACCCCATCTCCCACTCAACCACCACCGATTACATCCAAGCCAAAAGGCAAACAGTTTGTTAACACTTTAGGAAAAATACACGAAGATGGGAACAGTGGTGTCACTAAATCACCGATGGCGGGCGCCGATACTGCGGACCATCATCACCCGAAACAGACAGGCATGCTGCAAGTGGTTTCCATGCGAGCCAAACAGTTCGAAAGCGGCAAAATCGACGACAAAACAGACTTTTACAAGAGCGAATTGGCCCGATTAACGTCTAAACACAATGTTCCTAATGTGGCTGTGAGGAAAATGGAATATGAACAAAAACTATACACCGATAAGAAACATCCCTCCACCACAGAGCAACAAGAGATTACTGACGATTCGATTACTAGCTACAGTA GTTCTTCTGATAAATCAATCTCTTTCACCAGTCCTTCCGTGGGATATCATTCCGGAAATCTAATCGTACCGATTGGTAGCAACAAAATACACTGCGATCCTCCCAAAGAATATGAACCACAAAAAG acgaGTCTATTTCTAAAGATGAATCGTATCGCTTCAAACCGGTGGTGCGTCAAGATTCCTACCTGGCCGCATGTAAAAAGCCCACTATCATAG AGCGACGAAACCAGAAGCCGATGGAAAACGGAGCGGAAAAGTCAAAAACCCGTCGGCGGAACGCGCGACCGACGCGCCTCGAGCTGCCCAAGGATAGGCCTGTCGATTTTGCCGCGCAGTCCACTGGCTCCAGCCAAG AAGAAGAAAGAACCACCAGGCGGATATCGTACCTGAAAGCGACGGCTTGGGGCGATCGTATGAGCGTCGACGACCTCACTACCACCGAATCTGAATCTGAGCCCACCTCGATTATCGTCGCCCAGCAGAA AGTGCAAAAAAAATGGCGCGCGCCGTTATTTCCTGGTGACATACAAAGGTTACGGCGACTTTTTGAAGATGCCGCCGCAAGTTGTGACCGCGG CAGCAGCAGCATACTGGGGACGAAGAAAAATGGTCCACCGTTTCAGGATCTTGGCAACAGCCGCATAGTTAAAGAAGGATCGCTGCTTTGCAAAGTGATTCAGATCGACGGCAAG aaaGCATGCGATCGATCGTGGAAACCGGTGTGGGCCGTTGTACGCGGACAGACGTTGTGTCTATACAAAGAAAAACGAGAGTCAATTCCTAACATTTCGGTCGAT acaccCGCAACGCTAGAAAAGTCGGATGATGTGAACATGTCCTGTGATCGTATCAACCTAAGAACGTCCACTACGGATGTGGCTCACGACTACACCAAGAGGAAGCACGTGATGCGACTTTGCTCCAGCGTCGCCGACATGGGATGCACTGAACTACTGCTCCAAGCCGACGACACTTCGTCGATGGTGCGTTGGTTGAAAGCATTGCAGGAACAAGCACTCGAGGCTCAAGCACCTTTATCCGCAGAAGAA TGTTTGAGCATATCACCTGGCAATACTAAGGGCATGCGTAAGTTAGCTGCGTTCAGAAATCGTTCACCCACCGGTGATTCTCCAATCACAAAAACACGAAAACCAGACCGCAGCCCGTGCCAAGGATCACAGCCACAATCACCTAAATCTACTAACACTTGGAAAAATCGAATggcaaaacaattaaaaaaaatacaacaaggATCGGGATCGCCGGTATCGCCAATTATGCCCACACTACCACCACCGCCGGGTACTGCAATCGGCATACCTTTGGAACTTTGCCCACCG TCAACACAATCTGAGTATGTGCCTTTAATAGTAGAAGTATGTACATCAATAGTTGAAGACAAAGGGTTGGATATCATTGGCATTTATAg AGTACCTGGTAATACAGCTGCTATTACTTCATTAACTGAAGCGGTTAACACTGGTGGTATGGAAACCCCAGATATGGCCATTAAACTTCTACAGCGAGATCCCCGGTGGACAGATGTGAATGTAATCTCTAGCCTATTAAAATCGTTCTTTAGGCGACTTCCCGATGCATTACTAACAACTGAAATGTATCCACATTTCATTGAGGCTGACAAAATTGAAGATCCTGTTCAGCGAATGGTGAAATTACGAGAACTA gttCATAAACTGCCAGACCACCATTTTGAGACTTTAAGATATTTGCTGATGCACCTAAAGAAAATTGTACAACATAGTGGGGTTAACAAAATGGAAGCACGTAACTTGGCTATTGTGTTTGGCCCTACCTTAGTTCATTCTGCTGATGATAACATGGTAACTATGGTCACAGATATGAGTCATCAGTGCCGCATTGTGGAATCGCTAATATTACAA GCTGATTGGTGTTTTGGAAACGGTGATGTGGTAGATCTTACGGCATCCATACCTGAAAATTGTGGACAAGTTCCAGAAATTGAACAATCTGCTCCTAATCAAAATCTTTTGGATAACATTAACAAAGTTTCTGGCAATCAGTACACACCATTTATGGCCAAAGATCTTGTGACTAATATTGTTGCTGCAGCTAATCGTAAAATGCATCGAGCTACTggcaaaaattcaaatgtatcaCGAAAGTCTCGTACCAACGTAACCAATAATATAGTTCctaatattagtatactacCAAGTGCAACTGATATTAAACAT GATGTGTCTAACAAAGATAAATTGAACAGCTCAAAAGCCAGTTCAGAGACTGTTTCAAGTACTAGTCTTAATGAATCTGAAGACAGTCTTGAACATTTAACAACTAATGATCAAAGTTTAGATTCAACCTCACAAAATACCGATGGTGCTCCCCCAATTAAGACTTATGTCAATTTAGCTGAAACTACTCAAGAAAGAATACGACGTTTTGAACAGGAAACAAAAGCAATGCTTCAAAGAGAAATTAATAGAGGTCAAAGAAGAAGAGAGTATTTTGGACTTGACGAGCCTGTAACTCAATCAAGTGAAGCATTAATGCTAGCTAAAGATTATTCTCCAG TCATGGTCAAAGTATCCAAAGGAACAACTAATGGGACTACTGAACAATCAAATGACTcggacttaaaaaataatcagaaacGATTAAAAACAAGTATTGAGAGTGCTGATGAATGGTCAGTAGATTCAATTAGTGATGGCTTAAGAATATCCAATGAACGTCCTATAAGTCATGCATCAGAcgaag GAGGGGATTTATTGGTGAGCCTGACTTCCGCCTTTGACAAAAAACTTAAATCTCTTTCAATACCCAGTGACTCAGTGGATGTTGAAGAAAATCAGCCAGTGGCTAAATCAAATGATGATCATACAGATGTGCAAACTTACAGGGACCCAAGTTTACATAGATCTTTGGAAAGACGCAGCCAGCATATAACTGAAAAACAT GAAATTGAAACCATGAAAGATTCAACCAGTGAATCAATAAAAGATTCTTCAAAAACTGATAATTTTGAGTGTCTTCAAGACATTAACACCAACCCAAATGTGCGTCTGCGTCGTTCTGAATCATTGAAACAAAAAGAAAACCGTCCAGACTATGGGAATCATGTAAAACTACGCCGCTGTGAGTCACTGAATAAACATGAaagatatatttctaaatacacTAAGTTTGAGGCAATGATGCTGACAAAAAACGGTGATGCTTCCAAACACCGGCGATCTGACTCCCTCACCAAGATGGAGAAGACCGAGTGCAACATGAACAAGCGAAAACAAGGATTGTCTAGACGCTGTAGTTCATTGCGCGATAAGGAAGCGCGCCAAAAACGTAAAAACGGTGTTACAACTGATCGCAGCATCAAGAGGCGGCATACAGTGGGTGGTACAAAGGACTTTGATAAAATCACATGGTTGGACAATAAGGAAAGAGAAGAATTAGAGAAAAGCTGCAAAGATAGAAGAACCAGTTCACCAGACTTGAGTTGGGCTCGTGTTGTGGATGGTATAAAAGAAAGAGGTATTAGACCTAGGAGTATGGCCGACCCAAACTTTGTGTCTAAACTGTTGAATGTACCTCTTGAATCACACGTTTGA
- the LOC113555524 gene encoding rho GTPase-activating protein 23 isoform X10 produces the protein MAEDVSENREWSPSTSSQNRGEPRASGPRSLFIRRSENGFGFTLRHFIVYPPESYLVLAGDERLGLRQGAGAFSDEPMDTIFVKHVREHGPASVAGLSTGDRIISVNGETVAGKSYAHVVQVIQQTQCYLYLLVVPMENDILQLYFSETAHNPETNQRPGRLKTAMTSGSELRFHHHRGRDSSPIYQTVWDYPQHRSSVGGIGSVSVSDAKPSSAAARFVSPHRTSGVRRSSVADTNGSGGGYPHHRNKPATTQSNNPNARHSMDIGVACRDALQLQVATDNSATHYRLHRQMQYSGASQPPPPVDPVIMSRIKKSLEQKEEFLRRPVVQHQQQQQQQPTKEFYAKPQKLLPPMWPPSLSSSSINQPKQFAECSSPSVQETPSPTQPPPITSKPKGKQFVNTLGKIHEDGNSGVTKSPMAGADTADHHHPKQTGMLQVVSMRAKQFESGKIDDKTDFYKSELARLTSKHNVPNVAVRKMEYEQKLYTDKKHPSTTEQQEITDDSITSYSSSSDKSISFTSPSVGYHSGNLIVPIGSNKIHCDPPKEYEPQKDESISKDESYRFKPVVRQDSYLAACKKPTIIERRNQKPMENGAEKSKTRRRNARPTRLELPKDRPVDFAAQSTGSSQVSSDDTETVAGATELQKPCEMITLRPANSSLDNEEERTTRRISYLKATAWGDRMSVDDLTTTESESEPTSIIVAQQKVQKKWRAPLFPGDIQRLRRLFEDAAASCDRGSSSILGTKKNGPPFQDLGNSRIVKEGSLLCKVIQIDGKKACDRSWKPVWAVVRGQTLCLYKEKRESIPNISVDTPATLEKSDDVNMSCDRINLRTSTTDVAHDYTKRKHVMRLCSSVADMGCTELLLQADDTSSMVRWLKALQEQALEAQAPLSAEECLSISPGNTKGMRKLAAFRNRSPTGDSPITKTRKPDRSPCQGSQPQSPKSTNTWKNRMAKQLKKIQQGSGSPVSPIMPTLPPPPGTAIGIPLELCPPSTQSEYVPLIVEVCTSIVEDKGLDIIGIYRVPGNTAAITSLTEAVNTGGMETPDMAIKLLQRDPRWTDVNVISSLLKSFFRRLPDALLTTEMYPHFIEADKIEDPVQRMVKLRELVHKLPDHHFETLRYLLMHLKKIVQHSGVNKMEARNLAIVFGPTLVHSADDNMVTMVTDMSHQCRIVESLILQADWCFGNGDVVDLTASIPENCGQVPEIEQSAPNQNLLDNINKVSGNQYTPFMAKDLVTNIVAAANRKMHRATGKNSNVSRKSRTNVTNNIVPNISILPSATDIKHDVSNKDKLNSSKASSETVSSTSLNESEDSLEHLTTNDQSLDSTSQNTDGAPPIKTYVNLAETTQERIRRFEQETKAMLQREINRGQRRREYFGLDEPVTQSSEALMLAKDYSPVMVKVSKGTTNGTTEQSNDSDLKNNQKRLKTSIESADEWSVDSISDGLRISNERPISHASDEANGNIHQHLSNKRQGWVFGTSLNQYPHYYYYQPERRGFIGEPDFRL, from the exons agCCAAAACCGTGGAGAACCTAGAGCTAGTGGTCCCAGGTCACTATTTATACGCCGTTCAGAAAATGGATTCGGTTTCACGTTGCGCCATTTCATCGTTTATCCACCTGAATCATATCTG GTTTTGGCCGGAGATGAACGGTTGGGTTTGCGACAGGGTGCTGGCGCCTTTTCTGATGAACCGATGGacacaatatttgtaaaacacGTCAGGGAACACGGTCCGGCTAGTGTAGCAGGTCTCAGTACTGGCGACCGCATAATCAGCGTCAACGGTGAAACGGTGGCCGGTAAGTCGTACGCACATGTCGTGCAGGTCATCCAGCAAACGCAATGCTATCTCTATTTGCTCGTGGTGCCCATGGAAAATGATATTCTACAGTTg TATTTCAGCGAAACGGCTCACAATCCCGAAACAAATCAAAGGCCTGGCCGCCTAAAAACGGCTATGACATCTGGTAGCGAACTACGTTTCCATCATCACCGTGGTCGCGATTCCAGTCCCATCTATCAGACCGTCTGGGATTACCCCCAACATCGCAGCAGCGTCGGTGGAATTGGCAGTGTTAGTGTCAGTGACGCAAAACCATCGTCAGCCGCGGCTCGATTCGTATCGCCGCACCGAACGTCTGGCGTCCGGCGGTCGTCTGTCGCTGATACGAACGGCAGTGGCGGCGGTTACCCGCACCACCGAAACAAGCCAGCTACGACGCAATCTAACAACCCTAACGCCCGACACAGTATGGACATAGGGGTGGCGTGTCGTGACGCACTACAGTTGCAAGTGGCGACCGACAACTCGGCGACCCATTACCGGCTGCATCGTCAAATGCAATACAGTGGTGCATCGCAGCCACCGCCCCCCGTTGATCCTGTCATCATGTCCcggataaaaaaaagtcttgAACAGAAGGAAGAGTTTCTCCGCCGACCCGTAGTTCAGCatcaacagcagcagcaacagcaaccAACCAAAGAGTTCTATGCTAAGCCGCAAAAACTTTTGCCGCCCATGTGGCCGCCCTCACTCTCGTCGTCGTCAATTAACCAACCGAAGCAATTCGCGGAGTGTAGCTCTCCATCAGTACAGGAAACCCCATCTCCCACTCAACCACCACCGATTACATCCAAGCCAAAAGGCAAACAGTTTGTTAACACTTTAGGAAAAATACACGAAGATGGGAACAGTGGTGTCACTAAATCACCGATGGCGGGCGCCGATACTGCGGACCATCATCACCCGAAACAGACAGGCATGCTGCAAGTGGTTTCCATGCGAGCCAAACAGTTCGAAAGCGGCAAAATCGACGACAAAACAGACTTTTACAAGAGCGAATTGGCCCGATTAACGTCTAAACACAATGTTCCTAATGTGGCTGTGAGGAAAATGGAATATGAACAAAAACTATACACCGATAAGAAACATCCCTCCACCACAGAGCAACAAGAGATTACTGACGATTCGATTACTAGCTACAGTA GTTCTTCTGATAAATCAATCTCTTTCACCAGTCCTTCCGTGGGATATCATTCCGGAAATCTAATCGTACCGATTGGTAGCAACAAAATACACTGCGATCCTCCCAAAGAATATGAACCACAAAAAG acgaGTCTATTTCTAAAGATGAATCGTATCGCTTCAAACCGGTGGTGCGTCAAGATTCCTACCTGGCCGCATGTAAAAAGCCCACTATCATAG AGCGACGAAACCAGAAGCCGATGGAAAACGGAGCGGAAAAGTCAAAAACCCGTCGGCGGAACGCGCGACCGACGCGCCTCGAGCTGCCCAAGGATAGGCCTGTCGATTTTGCCGCGCAGTCCACTGGCTCCAGCCAAG TGTCTTCAGACGATACGGAAACTGTGGCCGGAGCCACCGAGCTTCAAAAACCGTGTGAAATGATTACGTTGAGACCGGCTAACTCAAGTCTTGATAATG AAGAAGAAAGAACCACCAGGCGGATATCGTACCTGAAAGCGACGGCTTGGGGCGATCGTATGAGCGTCGACGACCTCACTACCACCGAATCTGAATCTGAGCCCACCTCGATTATCGTCGCCCAGCAGAA AGTGCAAAAAAAATGGCGCGCGCCGTTATTTCCTGGTGACATACAAAGGTTACGGCGACTTTTTGAAGATGCCGCCGCAAGTTGTGACCGCGG CAGCAGCAGCATACTGGGGACGAAGAAAAATGGTCCACCGTTTCAGGATCTTGGCAACAGCCGCATAGTTAAAGAAGGATCGCTGCTTTGCAAAGTGATTCAGATCGACGGCAAG aaaGCATGCGATCGATCGTGGAAACCGGTGTGGGCCGTTGTACGCGGACAGACGTTGTGTCTATACAAAGAAAAACGAGAGTCAATTCCTAACATTTCGGTCGAT acaccCGCAACGCTAGAAAAGTCGGATGATGTGAACATGTCCTGTGATCGTATCAACCTAAGAACGTCCACTACGGATGTGGCTCACGACTACACCAAGAGGAAGCACGTGATGCGACTTTGCTCCAGCGTCGCCGACATGGGATGCACTGAACTACTGCTCCAAGCCGACGACACTTCGTCGATGGTGCGTTGGTTGAAAGCATTGCAGGAACAAGCACTCGAGGCTCAAGCACCTTTATCCGCAGAAGAA TGTTTGAGCATATCACCTGGCAATACTAAGGGCATGCGTAAGTTAGCTGCGTTCAGAAATCGTTCACCCACCGGTGATTCTCCAATCACAAAAACACGAAAACCAGACCGCAGCCCGTGCCAAGGATCACAGCCACAATCACCTAAATCTACTAACACTTGGAAAAATCGAATggcaaaacaattaaaaaaaatacaacaaggATCGGGATCGCCGGTATCGCCAATTATGCCCACACTACCACCACCGCCGGGTACTGCAATCGGCATACCTTTGGAACTTTGCCCACCG TCAACACAATCTGAGTATGTGCCTTTAATAGTAGAAGTATGTACATCAATAGTTGAAGACAAAGGGTTGGATATCATTGGCATTTATAg AGTACCTGGTAATACAGCTGCTATTACTTCATTAACTGAAGCGGTTAACACTGGTGGTATGGAAACCCCAGATATGGCCATTAAACTTCTACAGCGAGATCCCCGGTGGACAGATGTGAATGTAATCTCTAGCCTATTAAAATCGTTCTTTAGGCGACTTCCCGATGCATTACTAACAACTGAAATGTATCCACATTTCATTGAGGCTGACAAAATTGAAGATCCTGTTCAGCGAATGGTGAAATTACGAGAACTA gttCATAAACTGCCAGACCACCATTTTGAGACTTTAAGATATTTGCTGATGCACCTAAAGAAAATTGTACAACATAGTGGGGTTAACAAAATGGAAGCACGTAACTTGGCTATTGTGTTTGGCCCTACCTTAGTTCATTCTGCTGATGATAACATGGTAACTATGGTCACAGATATGAGTCATCAGTGCCGCATTGTGGAATCGCTAATATTACAA GCTGATTGGTGTTTTGGAAACGGTGATGTGGTAGATCTTACGGCATCCATACCTGAAAATTGTGGACAAGTTCCAGAAATTGAACAATCTGCTCCTAATCAAAATCTTTTGGATAACATTAACAAAGTTTCTGGCAATCAGTACACACCATTTATGGCCAAAGATCTTGTGACTAATATTGTTGCTGCAGCTAATCGTAAAATGCATCGAGCTACTggcaaaaattcaaatgtatcaCGAAAGTCTCGTACCAACGTAACCAATAATATAGTTCctaatattagtatactacCAAGTGCAACTGATATTAAACAT GATGTGTCTAACAAAGATAAATTGAACAGCTCAAAAGCCAGTTCAGAGACTGTTTCAAGTACTAGTCTTAATGAATCTGAAGACAGTCTTGAACATTTAACAACTAATGATCAAAGTTTAGATTCAACCTCACAAAATACCGATGGTGCTCCCCCAATTAAGACTTATGTCAATTTAGCTGAAACTACTCAAGAAAGAATACGACGTTTTGAACAGGAAACAAAAGCAATGCTTCAAAGAGAAATTAATAGAGGTCAAAGAAGAAGAGAGTATTTTGGACTTGACGAGCCTGTAACTCAATCAAGTGAAGCATTAATGCTAGCTAAAGATTATTCTCCAG TCATGGTCAAAGTATCCAAAGGAACAACTAATGGGACTACTGAACAATCAAATGACTcggacttaaaaaataatcagaaacGATTAAAAACAAGTATTGAGAGTGCTGATGAATGGTCAGTAGATTCAATTAGTGATGGCTTAAGAATATCCAATGAACGTCCTATAAGTCATGCATCAGAcgaag CAAATGGTAACATACACCAGCACTTAAGTAACAAACGACAAGGATGGGTTTTTGGCACGTCCCTTAACCAGTATCCGCATTACTACTACTACCAACCTGAAAG GAGGGGATTTATTGGTGAGCCTGACTTCCGCCTTTGA